One part of the Mycobacteriales bacterium genome encodes these proteins:
- the ruvX gene encoding Holliday junction resolvase RuvX, protein MRRGVRLGIDVGSVRVGVAASDPDGVLATPLAVLRRDDRGGSDLGELVRLVAEHDAVEVIVGLPRSMNGQEGRAAKIAREYASVLAERVAPVSVRMVDERLSTVEATRGLQQAGIRAKEARSMVDAAAAVVILQHALDAQRGPGRPS, encoded by the coding sequence GTGCGGCGGGGCGTGCGGCTCGGCATCGACGTGGGCAGTGTGCGGGTGGGCGTTGCGGCGTCCGATCCGGACGGGGTGCTGGCGACGCCGTTGGCCGTGCTGCGCCGCGACGACCGCGGCGGGAGTGATCTGGGCGAGCTCGTGAGGTTGGTCGCCGAGCACGACGCCGTGGAGGTGATCGTGGGGCTGCCCCGATCGATGAACGGTCAGGAAGGCAGGGCTGCCAAGATCGCTCGCGAATACGCATCCGTGCTTGCCGAGCGGGTGGCGCCAGTTAGCGTTCGGATGGTGGATGAGCGGCTCAGCACGGTCGAGGCGACTCGCGGACTGCAACAGGCGGGGATCAGGGCGAAGGAGGCGCGGTCGATGGTCGACGCCGCAGCCGCCGTGGTGATCCTCCAGCACGCTCTCGACGCGCAGCGCGGTCCGGGACGTCCGTCGTGA
- the alaS gene encoding alanine--tRNA ligase, with the protein MKTAEISGRFTRFFEERGHTRVPSASLIADDPTLLLVNAGMVPFKPYFLGHEPPPYPRAVSIQKCVRTADIDIVGTNSRNASFFQMAGNFSFGDYFKEGAIPLAWELLTKSTADGGFGFDESRLWPTVYLDDDEAYRIWTKEVGVPQTRVQRRDREDNFWSMGVPGPCGPCSEIYFDRGPEYGREGGPIADEERYLEVWNLVFMQYVRGEGEGYGYVDHLLGELPKRNIDTGMGVDRMAVLLQGVDNIFETDLMRPLLDWASETTGTAYGAAHESDVRLRVVADHARTSTLLVSDGVTPGNEGRGYVLRRMLRRTIRALRLLGVDRPVMAELTDLTSDVLAPSFPDLAEGADRIRTVVAQEEELFLSTLRAGSTMFERLTRDVRAAGGTVVPGDAAFLLHDTHGFPIDLVTEMAREEGLTVDEPEFRRLMAEQQQRAKRDSAERKSGGHADLSLYRGLLESGGPTSFTGYEALESEATLAGLLAAGAPVPAAGAGTDVEVVLDRSPFYAEGGGQLADHGTLELADGTVVEIYDAQRPLGDLIVHRGRVVSGEARVGDSLHARVDPDRRRAISRAHTATHLVHQAIRRALGEHASQAGSQNDAGRFRFDFASPNAVPDSVLSDIEAEVNAVLLADLDVHAFVTSQDEAKRLGAIAMFGEKYGEQVRVVEVGDYSRELCGGTHAHRSSQLGVVKLLGESSIGAGKRRVEGLVGADAYTSLAREHLLVSQLSGLLNVGPEDLVDRVGAVVGKVRELEKELERVRGAAVLSGAADLAAKAAQAGGALVVAHRAPDGTTADDLRRLALDVRGRLDSGVPGVVAVAAVSEGRAVVVVATNDAARQRGLRAGEFAKAMAGRLGGGGGGKDDVAQGGGTDVGQLDEVLAALATEVSGRL; encoded by the coding sequence CAGCCGTAACGCGTCGTTCTTCCAGATGGCCGGCAACTTCTCCTTCGGCGACTACTTCAAAGAGGGCGCCATCCCGCTGGCGTGGGAGCTGCTCACGAAGAGCACCGCGGACGGGGGCTTCGGGTTCGACGAGAGCCGGCTGTGGCCGACGGTCTATCTCGACGACGACGAGGCGTACCGGATCTGGACCAAGGAGGTCGGAGTTCCGCAGACGCGCGTCCAACGCCGCGACCGCGAGGACAACTTCTGGTCGATGGGCGTGCCGGGGCCGTGCGGGCCGTGCTCGGAGATCTACTTCGACCGCGGGCCCGAATACGGCCGCGAGGGCGGGCCGATCGCCGACGAGGAGCGCTACCTCGAAGTCTGGAACCTCGTGTTCATGCAGTACGTGCGCGGCGAGGGCGAAGGTTACGGCTACGTCGACCATCTGCTCGGCGAGCTCCCCAAGCGCAACATCGACACCGGCATGGGCGTCGACCGCATGGCGGTGCTGCTGCAGGGCGTCGACAACATCTTCGAGACCGACCTCATGCGGCCACTGCTCGACTGGGCGAGCGAGACGACCGGGACGGCGTACGGCGCGGCCCACGAGTCCGACGTCCGGCTGCGTGTGGTGGCCGACCACGCGCGCACCTCGACGCTGCTGGTGTCCGACGGGGTCACGCCCGGCAACGAAGGCCGCGGCTACGTGCTGCGCCGGATGCTGCGTCGCACCATCCGCGCTCTGCGCCTGCTCGGCGTCGACCGGCCGGTGATGGCAGAGCTGACCGACCTCACGAGCGACGTCCTCGCGCCGTCGTTCCCGGACCTCGCCGAGGGCGCCGACCGAATCCGCACCGTGGTGGCTCAGGAGGAGGAGCTGTTCCTGTCCACCCTGCGTGCCGGCTCGACGATGTTCGAGCGGCTCACTCGCGATGTGCGTGCTGCCGGCGGCACCGTCGTCCCGGGTGATGCTGCGTTCCTGCTGCACGACACGCACGGCTTCCCGATCGACCTCGTCACCGAGATGGCCCGCGAAGAGGGCCTCACCGTCGACGAGCCGGAGTTCCGTCGGCTGATGGCCGAGCAGCAGCAACGTGCGAAGCGGGACAGCGCCGAGCGCAAGAGCGGGGGCCACGCCGACCTGTCGCTCTACCGCGGCCTGCTCGAGTCCGGCGGCCCGACCAGCTTCACCGGCTACGAGGCGCTCGAGTCCGAGGCGACGCTCGCCGGGCTGCTGGCGGCCGGCGCGCCGGTGCCCGCCGCAGGCGCGGGAACGGACGTCGAGGTCGTCCTCGACCGCTCCCCGTTCTACGCGGAGGGCGGTGGCCAGCTTGCCGACCACGGGACCCTGGAGCTCGCCGACGGGACCGTCGTCGAGATCTACGACGCGCAGCGTCCGCTCGGCGACCTGATCGTCCATCGCGGTCGGGTGGTGTCGGGCGAGGCTCGGGTCGGTGACTCGCTGCACGCCCGCGTCGACCCGGATCGACGCCGCGCCATCTCGCGGGCCCACACCGCGACCCATCTGGTGCATCAGGCGATTCGCCGCGCGCTGGGAGAGCACGCCAGCCAGGCCGGATCGCAGAACGACGCCGGCCGGTTCCGGTTCGACTTCGCCTCGCCCAACGCCGTACCGGACAGCGTGTTGAGCGACATCGAGGCGGAGGTCAACGCGGTCCTGCTCGCCGACCTCGACGTCCATGCGTTCGTCACGAGCCAGGACGAGGCGAAACGGCTCGGCGCGATCGCGATGTTCGGCGAGAAGTACGGCGAGCAGGTGCGCGTGGTCGAGGTAGGCGACTACTCGCGCGAGTTGTGCGGTGGCACGCACGCGCACCGGTCGTCGCAGCTCGGTGTCGTGAAGCTGCTCGGCGAATCCTCCATCGGCGCCGGCAAGCGTCGCGTCGAAGGTCTCGTCGGCGCGGACGCGTACACGTCCCTGGCGCGCGAGCACCTGCTGGTCTCGCAGCTGTCCGGGTTGCTCAACGTCGGCCCGGAGGACCTCGTCGACCGGGTAGGTGCCGTGGTCGGCAAGGTGCGTGAGCTGGAGAAGGAGCTCGAGCGGGTTCGTGGGGCGGCGGTGCTGTCGGGCGCGGCGGACCTTGCCGCCAAGGCCGCTCAGGCCGGCGGCGCCCTGGTGGTCGCCCACCGGGCTCCGGACGGTACGACGGCCGACGACCTGCGCCGGCTGGCCCTCGACGTCAGGGGCAGGCTCGACTCCGGCGTACCGGGCGTCGTGGCGGTCGCCGCGGTCTCGGAAGGTCGAGCCGTCGTGGTGGTGGCGACCAACGACGCGGCCCGCCAGCGCGGGCTGCGCGCGGGCGAGTTCGCGAAGGCGATGGCTGGCCGGCTCGGCGGTGGAGGCGGCGGCAAGGACGATGTCGCCCAGGGCGGCGGTACGGACGTCGGCCAGCTCGACGAGGTTCTGGCGGCGCTTGCGACCGAGGTCAGTGGGCGTCTTTAG
- a CDS encoding shikimate dehydrogenase, which translates to MTARLRLGAAVLGSPISHSLSPALHQAAYDAIGLVGWRYRAIECDEAGLLSRLLALDEEGLAGVSLTMPLKRAVLPMVAATDGMVDFVGAANTVLFGPEGRWIAANTDVQGFISSLYRVGLRAVRGDVWILGAGATACSALAGLAELGVTDAVVVARRPGSVFDVRNVAARCGITLDVLPWTEAQGVVGAELIVSCVPAGVTDGLAGSFGGAAPRGLWFDVVYSPWPTVAALAWESAGGRSVGGLELLVEQAAEQVRLMTGVDAPIDVMRAAGELALRLR; encoded by the coding sequence GTGACCGCCCGGTTGCGGCTCGGGGCCGCCGTGCTCGGCTCGCCGATCAGCCACTCGTTGTCACCCGCTCTGCACCAGGCGGCCTACGACGCGATCGGTCTCGTCGGATGGCGCTACCGCGCGATCGAGTGCGACGAAGCGGGGCTGCTCAGCCGGTTGCTCGCGCTCGACGAGGAGGGGCTGGCGGGGGTTTCGCTGACGATGCCGCTCAAGCGCGCGGTGCTGCCGATGGTCGCCGCGACCGACGGGATGGTCGACTTCGTCGGGGCCGCCAACACGGTGCTGTTCGGACCCGAGGGCCGCTGGATCGCTGCCAACACCGACGTCCAAGGCTTCATCTCGAGCCTGTACCGGGTCGGGCTGCGCGCGGTGCGCGGCGACGTGTGGATCCTCGGCGCCGGCGCGACCGCCTGCTCGGCGCTGGCCGGCCTCGCCGAGCTCGGTGTCACTGACGCGGTGGTCGTGGCGAGGCGCCCCGGCTCGGTCTTCGACGTCCGCAACGTCGCGGCGCGGTGCGGCATCACCCTCGACGTCCTGCCGTGGACCGAGGCGCAGGGCGTCGTGGGTGCCGAGCTCATCGTCTCCTGCGTGCCGGCGGGTGTGACCGACGGCCTCGCCGGCAGCTTCGGCGGCGCCGCGCCGAGAGGGTTGTGGTTCGACGTCGTGTACAGCCCGTGGCCCACCGTCGCGGCGCTCGCGTGGGAGTCCGCAGGCGGGCGCAGCGTGGGCGGCCTCGAGCTACTCGTCGAGCAGGCGGCCGAGCAGGTTCGCCTCATGACGGGCGTGGACGCGCCGATCGATGTGATGCGCGCGGCCGGTGAGCTGGCCCTCCGGCTTCGCTAG
- the mltG gene encoding endolytic transglycosylase MltG — MSGLGFGMEDEPIHERRTSHRAAGVGVVAVLLVLVAIVVIAARLINGVFGSGADYSGDGTGTVLVVVHSGDSASAIADTLVSDGVVKSSSAFTSAADANPASRGIQPGTYKLHHHMKASLALALLLNPASLVSYTVPIPEGFTAADIVARIAADTPISAAALKAALADPASLGLPSWAQGHVEGFLFPATYQVQPGETATQVLSAMVTRFDQAATQVKLASGAAKLGMSEYDVITLASIVQREGLLVQDYSKIAEVFVNRLHDGMPLGSDATLYYVLGPNHGPLTASDLQLDSPYNTRKYAGLPPTPINSPGQAAIEAVLHHATGPYLYFVTIDQAGHTAFATNLQEFNRLVAESRANGVS; from the coding sequence GTGAGCGGGCTCGGTTTCGGCATGGAGGACGAGCCGATCCACGAGCGCCGCACCAGCCACCGTGCGGCGGGCGTCGGCGTCGTCGCGGTCCTGCTCGTGCTCGTGGCGATCGTGGTGATCGCCGCCCGGCTGATCAACGGCGTTTTCGGCAGCGGTGCCGACTACTCGGGAGACGGCACGGGGACGGTGCTGGTCGTCGTCCACTCGGGTGACAGCGCGTCGGCGATCGCGGATACCCTGGTCAGCGACGGGGTGGTGAAGAGCAGCAGCGCGTTCACCTCGGCGGCCGACGCGAACCCGGCCTCGCGCGGGATCCAACCGGGCACCTACAAGCTGCATCACCACATGAAGGCCTCGCTCGCCCTCGCGCTGCTGCTGAACCCGGCATCGCTGGTGAGTTACACCGTGCCCATCCCGGAAGGGTTCACCGCGGCCGACATCGTGGCCCGCATCGCCGCGGACACCCCGATCTCAGCAGCGGCTCTCAAGGCGGCGCTCGCCGACCCGGCCTCGCTCGGCCTGCCCTCGTGGGCGCAAGGCCACGTCGAGGGCTTCCTGTTCCCGGCGACCTACCAGGTCCAGCCCGGCGAGACCGCGACCCAGGTGCTGTCGGCGATGGTGACGCGTTTCGACCAGGCCGCTACCCAGGTCAAGCTCGCCTCAGGTGCGGCAAAGCTCGGTATGTCCGAGTACGACGTGATCACGCTCGCCTCGATCGTGCAGCGGGAAGGCCTGCTCGTGCAGGACTACTCGAAGATCGCCGAGGTCTTCGTGAACCGGTTGCATGACGGGATGCCGCTCGGTTCCGACGCGACGCTGTACTACGTGCTCGGCCCCAACCACGGTCCGCTCACCGCGTCCGACCTGCAGCTGGACTCGCCGTACAACACCCGCAAGTACGCCGGCCTCCCGCCGACGCCGATCAACTCGCCGGGTCAGGCGGCGATCGAGGCCGTCCTGCACCACGCGACCGGGCCGTACCTGTACTTCGTGACGATCGACCAGGCCGGCCACACGGCGTTCGCGACCAACCTGCAGGAGTTCAACCGGCTGGTCGCCGAGTCGCGCGCGAACGGCGTCTCGTGA